In Hasllibacter sp. MH4015, the following proteins share a genomic window:
- the gph gene encoding phosphoglycolate phosphatase (PGP is an essential enzyme in the glycolate salvage pathway in higher organisms (photorespiration in plants). Phosphoglycolate results from the oxidase activity of RubisCO in the Calvin cycle when concentrations of carbon dioxide are low relative to oxygen. This enzyme is a member of the Haloacid Dehalogenase (HAD) superfamily of aspartate-nucleophile hydrolase enzymes (PF00702).) — protein MARIVFDLDGTLIDSAPDIRLAANGALEGTGAAPLSLAETRGFVGAGAAIFVTRMMAARGLPDGMHGDLLHRFVARYEGAVHLTEIYPGAAEVLAELKGQGHRMGLCTNKPIAPTRAVLAHLDLARFFEVVIGGDSLSVRKPDPAPLRAALDALGEGVPIYVGDSEVDAETALRADVAFMLYTQGYRSTPVDELAHHAAFADWSEVPGLVTDLTG, from the coding sequence ATGGCGCGCATCGTTTTCGATCTGGACGGCACGTTGATCGACAGTGCCCCGGATATCCGGCTGGCGGCCAACGGCGCGTTGGAGGGGACGGGCGCGGCGCCGCTCAGCCTTGCGGAGACGCGGGGGTTCGTGGGTGCCGGTGCGGCAATCTTCGTGACGCGCATGATGGCGGCGCGCGGTCTGCCGGACGGGATGCATGGCGACCTCCTCCACCGTTTTGTGGCGCGTTACGAGGGGGCGGTTCACCTGACCGAGATCTATCCCGGCGCGGCGGAGGTGCTGGCGGAGCTCAAGGGGCAGGGGCACCGGATGGGCCTCTGTACCAACAAACCGATCGCCCCCACCCGCGCGGTTCTGGCCCATCTCGACCTTGCCCGATTTTTCGAGGTCGTCATCGGCGGCGACAGCCTGTCGGTGCGAAAGCCCGATCCCGCCCCGCTTCGCGCTGCGCTGGATGCGTTGGGGGAGGGCGTACCGATCTATGTGGGCGACAGCGAGGTGGATGCGGAGACGGCCTTGCGTGCGGATGTGGCGTTCATGCTTTACACTCAAGGCTATCGCAGCACGCCGGTGGACGAGCTTGCCCACCACGCGGCGTTCGCGGACTGGTCCGAGGTGCCGGGGCTGGTGACGGATCTGACGGGGTAG
- a CDS encoding VCBS repeat-containing protein produces the protein MARAPITFLALTLGAATAAQADIRDIQTFLTERGCNPGGIDGAWGQGSQRALDRFNTTSSYVIMRWTSPESLADIPAEAVCTDDRQLLLPTPERVDFVGGPFTVASTVLGGTDIRELGCPDCTTTPRLLAAIDFDDDGADELLVTHEAFGQDDIAVNVPNRIVVLRGDGSVFEDAVEGGLPSRVHAREAHVADFNGDGVDDLLVIAHGQDTRPFPGEQNALFLSRPGQPHLDASFSHLPERNDFSHGGGVGDLDGDGDIDAFIVTNDGDVTDYPPYALLNDGTGQFTLSEASNHIDPALTRIQGGGHNFLTARIVDVDGDGVTDLILAGSRWDRAQSFVLFGDGDGRFGDDRELVLPHGPYGDATNVNDVDAVDIDGDGDLDLVSLHLGPSEDRGGFRGLYIQVLINEGDYFRDETATRIWGQDWRDQERISISHNLFFADLDGDGDLDLIVQGLDANGDRDLARRLGLNDGTGRFLPIEMTWPTRMNRSARQLLPGDFNGDGRVDLVGYSLITRGPLAVGAFHELYENAGD, from the coding sequence ATGGCACGTGCGCCGATCACTTTTCTTGCTCTGACACTTGGCGCTGCGACCGCCGCCCAAGCGGATATCCGCGACATTCAAACCTTCCTCACCGAACGGGGCTGCAATCCGGGCGGGATTGACGGTGCCTGGGGGCAAGGGTCTCAACGCGCGCTCGACCGCTTCAACACGACCTCGTCCTACGTGATCATGCGGTGGACATCGCCCGAGAGCCTCGCCGACATCCCGGCAGAGGCGGTCTGCACCGACGACCGGCAGCTTCTGCTGCCCACGCCGGAACGGGTCGATTTCGTCGGCGGTCCATTCACGGTCGCCAGTACGGTTCTGGGCGGCACGGACATTCGCGAACTGGGATGTCCGGACTGCACGACAACGCCCCGGCTCCTGGCGGCGATTGATTTCGACGACGACGGTGCGGACGAATTGCTCGTGACCCATGAGGCCTTCGGTCAGGACGACATCGCCGTCAATGTGCCGAACCGGATCGTCGTTCTCCGTGGCGACGGGTCCGTCTTCGAAGACGCGGTGGAAGGGGGCCTGCCGTCGCGGGTCCATGCACGCGAAGCCCATGTTGCCGATTTCAACGGTGACGGGGTCGACGACCTCTTGGTGATCGCCCATGGTCAGGACACCCGCCCCTTCCCGGGCGAGCAAAACGCGCTTTTCCTGTCGCGGCCGGGACAGCCCCACCTCGATGCATCCTTCTCGCATCTGCCGGAACGCAACGACTTCTCCCATGGCGGCGGGGTCGGCGATCTGGACGGGGATGGCGATATCGACGCCTTCATCGTCACGAATGACGGCGACGTCACGGATTATCCGCCCTACGCGCTTCTCAATGACGGCACGGGCCAATTCACTCTGTCGGAGGCCAGCAACCATATCGACCCCGCGCTCACGCGCATTCAGGGGGGCGGCCACAATTTCCTGACCGCGCGCATCGTCGATGTAGACGGAGATGGCGTCACCGACCTGATCCTCGCCGGAAGCCGCTGGGATCGCGCCCAAAGCTTCGTTCTCTTTGGGGATGGGGACGGTCGGTTCGGCGACGACCGCGAATTGGTCCTGCCGCACGGGCCTTACGGGGACGCCACGAACGTGAACGATGTGGATGCCGTCGACATCGACGGCGACGGGGATCTCGACCTCGTATCTCTCCACCTCGGTCCGTCCGAGGATCGCGGCGGCTTCCGCGGCCTGTATATCCAGGTCCTGATCAACGAGGGCGATTACTTCCGCGACGAAACCGCGACCCGCATCTGGGGGCAGGATTGGCGCGATCAGGAACGGATTTCGATCTCCCACAACCTGTTCTTCGCGGATCTTGACGGCGACGGGGACCTCGATCTGATCGTCCAGGGCCTCGACGCGAACGGCGACCGCGACCTGGCGCGGCGGCTTGGGCTCAATGACGGGACGGGTCGATTCCTGCCGATCGAGATGACCTGGCCCACGCGCATGAACCGCTCCGCCCGCCAGTTGCTGCCGGGCGATTTCAACGGCGACGGTCGCGTGGATCTGGTTGGCTACAGCCTGATCACGCGCGGCCCCCTCGCGGTTGGAGCGTTTCACGAACTCTACGAGAATGCAGGCGACTAG
- a CDS encoding ASKHA domain-containing protein, which yields MPNTQPLVIFTPSGKRGHFPVGTPILTAARQLGVDLDSVCGGRGICSKCQITPSYGDFPKHGVTVQDGALSDWNEVEARYDRVRGLKAGRRLGCQARVEGDIVVDVPPESQVHKQVVRKAASTRPIVMDPATKLVMIDVVEPDMHSPSGDLERVADALQSQWGIGPVTARLPVLKALQPALRKGKWQVSVAVHTPAYSDTSEILGIWPGFHEGGLYGLAVDLGSTTIAAHLCDLSDGRVLASSGLMNPQIRFGEDLMSRVSYVMMNPGGDAEMTAAVQDALKTLSLEITAEADIDPTLIFETVIVCNPVMHHLLLGIDPVELGQAPFALATSGSLTLPARDVGLTGIAPTAQLYILPCIAGHVGADAAAVALAEEPNNSNDLALIVDVGTNAEILLGDTNGVLACSSPTGPAFEGAQISAGQRAAPGAIERIEIDPATKEPRFRVIGVDEWSDDPAFPADTQITGICGSGIIEAVAEMRMAGLLDASGLIGSAEATGTPRCEPTGRTHAYLIHDATDQGGPRITVTQGDIRAIQLAKSALYAGARLLMDHRGVDKVDRVVLAGAFGAHISPKHAMVLGMIPDVPLDKVQSAGNAAGHGARIALCNRAARTRIEETVHKIHKVETAIEPKFQDHFVNANAIPHATDPFPELAQVVALPDVAFGASGTAPGGEGGGRRRRRRG from the coding sequence ATGCCCAATACCCAGCCCCTCGTCATCTTCACCCCGTCCGGCAAGCGTGGCCATTTCCCGGTCGGCACCCCGATCCTGACCGCCGCGCGGCAATTGGGGGTGGACCTCGACAGCGTCTGCGGCGGGCGGGGCATCTGTTCCAAGTGCCAGATCACGCCCTCCTACGGCGACTTTCCCAAGCACGGCGTCACGGTTCAGGACGGCGCGCTCAGCGACTGGAACGAGGTGGAGGCGCGCTATGATCGGGTGCGCGGCCTCAAGGCGGGCCGTCGCCTGGGCTGTCAGGCCCGCGTGGAAGGCGACATCGTCGTCGACGTGCCGCCCGAATCCCAGGTCCACAAGCAGGTCGTCCGCAAGGCCGCCTCCACCCGGCCCATCGTCATGGATCCCGCCACCAAGCTGGTGATGATCGACGTGGTGGAACCCGACATGCACTCCCCTTCCGGTGATCTGGAGCGGGTGGCCGACGCGCTGCAATCGCAATGGGGCATCGGCCCCGTGACCGCACGCCTGCCGGTGCTCAAGGCGCTGCAACCGGCACTCCGCAAGGGCAAGTGGCAGGTCTCCGTCGCCGTCCATACACCTGCCTATTCTGACACGTCCGAGATCCTCGGCATCTGGCCCGGCTTCCACGAGGGCGGGCTTTACGGTCTGGCCGTGGATCTCGGCTCCACCACGATCGCCGCGCATCTGTGCGACCTCTCCGATGGTCGTGTCCTGGCGTCGTCGGGCCTGATGAACCCGCAGATCCGCTTCGGCGAGGATTTGATGTCCCGCGTCTCCTACGTGATGATGAACCCAGGCGGCGATGCGGAGATGACGGCAGCCGTGCAGGACGCGCTCAAAACGCTCAGCCTCGAAATCACGGCGGAGGCCGATATCGACCCGACGCTCATCTTTGAAACCGTCATTGTCTGTAATCCGGTTATGCATCACCTTCTGCTCGGCATCGACCCGGTGGAACTGGGTCAGGCCCCCTTCGCGCTCGCCACCTCCGGCAGCCTCACACTCCCGGCGCGCGATGTGGGCCTGACCGGCATCGCCCCCACCGCGCAGCTCTACATCCTGCCCTGCATCGCGGGCCATGTGGGGGCCGACGCCGCCGCCGTCGCTTTGGCCGAGGAACCCAACAATTCCAATGACCTCGCGCTCATCGTTGATGTGGGAACAAACGCGGAGATCCTGCTGGGCGACACCAACGGCGTTCTCGCCTGCTCCTCCCCCACCGGGCCCGCCTTCGAGGGCGCGCAGATCAGCGCAGGCCAGCGCGCCGCGCCCGGTGCCATCGAACGGATCGAGATCGACCCCGCCACCAAGGAGCCGCGCTTCCGTGTTATCGGCGTGGATGAATGGTCCGACGACCCCGCCTTCCCCGCCGACACCCAGATCACCGGCATCTGCGGCTCCGGCATCATCGAAGCGGTGGCGGAGATGCGCATGGCGGGCCTTCTGGACGCCTCCGGCCTCATCGGCAGCGCGGAGGCCACCGGCACGCCCCGCTGCGAACCCACGGGCCGCACCCATGCCTACCTGATCCACGACGCCACCGATCAGGGCGGGCCCCGCATCACCGTCACCCAAGGCGACATCCGCGCCATCCAACTGGCCAAATCCGCGCTCTACGCCGGTGCGCGCCTCCTGATGGATCACCGCGGCGTCGACAAGGTCGACCGCGTGGTGCTGGCAGGCGCGTTCGGTGCCCACATCTCCCCCAAACACGCCATGGTGCTTGGCATGATCCCCGACGTGCCGCTCGACAAGGTGCAATCGGCGGGCAACGCCGCCGGCCACGGCGCGCGCATCGCGCTCTGCAACCGCGCCGCCCGCACCCGGATCGAGGAGACTGTCCACAAGATCCACAAGGTCGAGACTGCGATCGAGCCGAAATTCCAAGACCACTTCGTCAACGCCAACGCCATCCCCCACGCCACCGACCCCTTCCCCGAACTGGCGCAGGTGGTGGCTTTGCCAGACGTGGCCTTCGGCGCCAGCGGGACGGCGCCGGGGGGCGAAGGCGGTGGACGGCGCAGGCGCCGCCGGGGGTGA
- a CDS encoding methyltetrahydrofolate cobalamin methyltransferase, with amino-acid sequence MTRTVIESKTKTTVIGFDQPFCVIGERINPTGRKILNEELERGDFSRVEKDAIAQVAAGATVLDINSGAVFSNKMAEDPRYADNNFVEPTLMKQLVEVVQAVTDCPLCIDSSVPGALENGLAAAEGRPLLNSVTGEEERLELVLPLVKKYNVPVVAISNDDTGISEDPDVRFAVAKKIVERAADFGIPAHDIVVDPLVMPIGAMATAGHQVFTLVRRLREELGVNTTCGASNISFGLPNRHGINNAFLPMAFGAGMTSAIMNPVALPTGPKKIAEKKAQVEAAGIVLPEGMEDEAFCKLFGLGSTKPRPGKEMEAIRAANFLLNHDDGGGAWIAFNKDPDAAPRRGREGGRRGRG; translated from the coding sequence ATGACGCGCACAGTCATCGAGTCGAAAACCAAGACCACCGTGATCGGCTTCGATCAGCCGTTTTGCGTGATCGGGGAACGGATCAATCCCACCGGCCGCAAGATCCTCAACGAGGAGTTGGAGCGGGGCGATTTCTCCCGCGTGGAGAAGGACGCCATCGCCCAGGTGGCCGCGGGGGCCACGGTGCTCGACATCAATTCCGGCGCCGTCTTCTCCAACAAGATGGCCGAGGATCCGCGCTACGCAGACAACAATTTCGTGGAACCCACGCTGATGAAGCAGCTGGTGGAGGTTGTGCAGGCTGTCACCGATTGCCCGCTCTGCATCGACTCGTCGGTCCCCGGCGCGCTGGAGAACGGCCTTGCGGCGGCGGAGGGGCGTCCGCTCCTGAACTCCGTCACCGGGGAGGAGGAGCGCCTGGAACTCGTCTTGCCGCTCGTCAAGAAATACAACGTCCCCGTCGTGGCCATCTCCAACGACGATACCGGCATTTCCGAGGACCCGGACGTCCGCTTCGCCGTCGCCAAGAAGATCGTGGAACGTGCCGCCGATTTCGGCATCCCCGCCCATGACATCGTCGTCGACCCGCTCGTCATGCCCATCGGGGCCATGGCCACGGCGGGCCACCAGGTCTTCACCCTCGTCCGGCGTTTGCGGGAGGAGTTGGGTGTGAACACGACCTGCGGGGCCTCCAACATCTCCTTCGGGTTGCCCAACCGCCACGGCATCAACAACGCCTTCCTGCCCATGGCCTTCGGTGCGGGCATGACCAGCGCCATCATGAACCCCGTGGCGCTCCCCACCGGCCCCAAGAAGATCGCCGAGAAAAAGGCGCAAGTTGAGGCCGCGGGCATCGTCCTGCCCGAGGGTATGGAGGATGAGGCGTTCTGCAAGCTCTTCGGTCTCGGCTCCACCAAGCCGCGCCCCGGCAAGGAGATGGAGGCGATCCGCGCCGCCAATTTCCTGCTGAACCACGACGATGGTGGCGGGGCCTGGATCGCCTTCAACAAGGATCCCGACGCCGCGCCCCGCCGCGGGCGTGAGGGCGGTCGACGGGGCCGTGGGTGA
- a CDS encoding methylenetetrahydrofolate reductase: MSLLSFRKPAAAPAPDTAPTPEMVALLRGHSIEVMPRTAEKVDDFRSYLPAGTRVYIAHIDGTEIDDMVATAARLRAEGFEPMPHFPARSIPDANTLNDWIARYKGEADINQALVLAGGIAQPRGDFDSSMQLLETGLFDRAGITRLHVAGHPEGNRDIDPNGGDAAVMDALRWKQAFSERTDAEMAMATQFAFEAGPVIAWADRLKAEGITLPIHLGIAGPAKLQTLIKFAIACGVGPSLKVLQKRAKDVTKLLLPFEPDEIMAELATHKAAHPDSLIEAIHFFPLGGIKTNAKWAIANGGASAAPANPDADI, encoded by the coding sequence ATGTCGCTTCTGTCGTTCCGCAAGCCCGCCGCCGCGCCGGCACCCGACACCGCCCCCACGCCCGAGATGGTGGCGCTCCTGCGCGGCCACTCGATCGAGGTGATGCCCCGCACCGCCGAGAAGGTGGATGATTTCCGCAGCTACCTGCCGGCCGGCACCCGCGTCTACATCGCCCATATCGACGGGACGGAAATTGACGACATGGTTGCCACCGCCGCCCGCCTGCGCGCCGAAGGGTTCGAGCCGATGCCGCATTTCCCGGCCCGCTCTATCCCCGATGCGAATACGCTCAACGACTGGATCGCGCGGTACAAGGGAGAGGCCGACATCAACCAGGCGCTCGTCCTGGCCGGTGGCATCGCCCAGCCACGCGGCGATTTCGACTCCTCCATGCAGCTTCTGGAAACCGGCCTTTTCGATCGCGCGGGCATCACGCGCCTGCACGTGGCGGGCCACCCCGAAGGCAACCGCGACATCGACCCCAATGGCGGTGACGCCGCGGTCATGGACGCTCTGCGCTGGAAACAGGCCTTCAGCGAGCGCACCGATGCGGAAATGGCCATGGCCACCCAATTCGCGTTCGAGGCCGGGCCGGTCATCGCCTGGGCCGACCGCCTGAAGGCGGAAGGCATCACCCTGCCGATCCATCTGGGCATCGCGGGGCCCGCCAAATTGCAGACGCTCATCAAGTTCGCCATTGCCTGCGGCGTCGGCCCGTCGCTGAAAGTGCTGCAAAAGCGCGCCAAGGACGTGACCAAGCTGCTTCTGCCGTTCGAGCCGGATGAGATCATGGCGGAGCTTGCAACCCACAAGGCCGCACACCCCGACAGCCTGATCGAGGCCATTCATTTCTTCCCCCTCGGCGGTATCAAGACCAACGCCAAATGGGCCATCGCCAATGGCGGTGCTTCCGCCGCGCCCGCAAATCCCGACGCCGACATCTAA
- a CDS encoding virulence factor, whose product MAAITHVFWRDIPAQVIIGKGRTGAKAPLPERFEQAIDRAAMKVGAKDEDAYLAGFRRVVVGEAQGDLADAAKAEAAALDAAYDDARLKTLIDAEGHDPATAA is encoded by the coding sequence ATGGCTGCGATCACTCATGTCTTCTGGCGCGACATCCCCGCCCAGGTGATCATCGGCAAGGGCCGCACGGGGGCCAAGGCACCGCTGCCCGAACGGTTCGAGCAGGCCATCGACCGCGCCGCCATGAAGGTGGGCGCCAAGGACGAGGATGCCTATCTGGCCGGGTTCCGGCGGGTCGTGGTGGGGGAGGCCCAGGGCGACCTGGCCGACGCCGCGAAGGCCGAAGCCGCGGCGCTCGACGCCGCCTATGACGATGCCCGCCTGAAAACCCTGATCGACGCCGAGGGGCATGACCCCGCCACGGCCGCCTGA
- a CDS encoding Ppx/GppA phosphatase family protein, whose translation MSRKRPSGEGPFPRPVAPVAPKGEPGPLPPVEHRAPAQVKAGPDPDDLYAALDLGTNSCRMLIAQPKGSQLHVVDSFSKSVQLGQGLEASGRLGRASMARAVGALKICQKKLSKHRVERARLVATEACRRATNAGEFIALVKRETSLELEIIEPEEEARLAVVSCAPLVSTRTEQLLVVDIGGGSTELVWIDLGRVPKLERPKAIMRLHQGFDYDDTVFPRAKVVDWISIPLGVATLKDMYDDVADDGARFALMSWYFEEQLAEFSPYIDAADQAREGFQIIGTSGTVTTVAASHLGLRRYDRNKVDGLRMTSDQIDTVINGYLALGPDGRRRDPRIGRDRQTLIMSGAAILQALLRAWPTDRLSVADRGLREGLLYAQMSRDGVLEDGPY comes from the coding sequence ATGTCGCGCAAACGCCCAAGCGGAGAAGGCCCGTTTCCAAGACCCGTTGCCCCGGTCGCCCCGAAAGGGGAGCCGGGACCGCTGCCGCCTGTCGAACACCGCGCACCGGCGCAGGTCAAGGCAGGCCCCGACCCCGATGACCTTTACGCCGCGCTGGATCTGGGCACCAATTCGTGCCGGATGCTGATCGCGCAGCCCAAGGGCAGCCAGCTTCACGTGGTCGACAGCTTTTCGAAGTCGGTCCAGTTGGGGCAGGGGCTTGAAGCCTCCGGCAGGTTGGGGCGGGCGTCGATGGCCCGCGCGGTAGGCGCGCTGAAGATCTGTCAGAAGAAGCTGAGCAAGCACCGGGTGGAACGCGCGCGCCTTGTCGCGACCGAGGCATGCCGCCGCGCCACGAATGCGGGCGAATTCATCGCGCTCGTCAAACGCGAGACATCGCTGGAGCTGGAGATCATCGAGCCGGAGGAGGAGGCGCGGCTTGCCGTCGTGTCCTGCGCGCCGCTCGTCTCCACCCGGACGGAGCAATTGCTGGTCGTCGATATCGGCGGCGGCTCGACGGAGCTGGTGTGGATCGACCTGGGCCGGGTGCCGAAGCTGGAGCGTCCCAAGGCGATCATGCGGCTGCACCAGGGCTTTGACTACGACGACACGGTGTTTCCCCGCGCCAAGGTGGTGGACTGGATCTCCATCCCGCTCGGCGTGGCCACGCTCAAGGACATGTATGACGACGTGGCCGACGATGGCGCGCGGTTTGCCTTGATGAGCTGGTATTTCGAGGAACAGCTTGCCGAATTCTCCCCTTATATCGACGCGGCCGATCAGGCGCGGGAGGGGTTCCAGATCATCGGCACGTCCGGGACGGTCACGACGGTCGCGGCCTCCCATCTTGGCCTGCGCCGCTACGACCGCAACAAGGTGGACGGGTTACGGATGACGTCGGATCAGATCGACACGGTCATCAACGGCTACCTGGCGCTCGGCCCCGACGGTCGCCGCCGCGACCCGCGCATCGGGCGCGACCGGCAGACCCTCATCATGTCGGGGGCCGCGATCCTTCAGGCGCTGCTCCGGGCCTGGCCCACCGACCGGCTGTCCGTCGCCGACCGGGGTCTGCGCGAAGGGCTGCTTTATGCGCAGATGAGCCGGGACGGTGTGCTGGAAGACGGGCCGTATTGA
- a CDS encoding pyridoxamine 5'-phosphate oxidase family protein, whose protein sequence is MCWKTGRIEALMPYEITDPITSEAQIREVVDGIHIAQRHKVLDHIDTHCRVWIEHSPFVVMATFDADGRVDASPKGDPAGFVRVLDDKTLAIPDRPGNHLFMGFRNILATGRIGLIFLVPNRNEVVRVNGSAEIVRDLALRERMAIKGRVPDFAIVVRVEEAFYHCGKAILRSALWSPDRAAPTEGLPTYGEAIHAQGQLDVPLAEVEKRLKHNDENRLYDE, encoded by the coding sequence GTGTGCTGGAAGACGGGCCGTATTGAGGCGCTGATGCCCTACGAGATCACCGATCCCATCACCAGCGAGGCCCAGATAAGGGAGGTTGTGGACGGCATCCATATCGCCCAACGCCACAAGGTGCTGGACCATATCGACACCCATTGCCGGGTCTGGATCGAGCATTCGCCCTTCGTGGTCATGGCCACCTTCGATGCGGACGGGCGTGTCGACGCCTCCCCCAAGGGGGACCCGGCGGGGTTCGTGCGCGTCCTCGACGACAAGACCCTCGCCATTCCCGACCGTCCGGGAAATCACCTCTTCATGGGATTTCGCAATATCCTTGCGACCGGGCGGATCGGGCTTATCTTCCTTGTGCCCAACCGCAACGAGGTCGTGCGCGTGAACGGATCGGCAGAGATCGTCCGCGACCTGGCCTTGCGCGAGCGCATGGCGATCAAGGGTCGCGTACCCGATTTCGCGATCGTCGTGCGGGTGGAGGAGGCGTTCTACCATTGCGGCAAGGCGATCCTGCGCTCCGCCCTGTGGTCGCCCGATCGCGCCGCGCCCACCGAAGGGTTGCCGACCTATGGAGAGGCGATCCACGCCCAGGGCCAGCTTGACGTGCCCCTTGCGGAGGTGGAGAAGCGCCTGAAACACAATGACGAGAACCGGCTCTACGACGAGTAG
- a CDS encoding RlmE family RNA methyltransferase — MVKNTSGRGQRDLKVKVKTARGRKLSSTRWLERQLNDPYVARAKRDGYRGRAAYKILELDDKYRFLVPGARVVDLGCAPGGWCQVAARRVNALGEKSGKAVGRIIGLDIQEMEPIAGCELHQLDFMEDDADEKVKEWLNGKADVVMSDMAASASGHKQTDHLRIIALCEAAAELAFDVLEPGGTFVAKVLAGGAEGTLQHTLKQRFKKVANVKPGASRQDSSEKFVVATGFKG, encoded by the coding sequence ATGGTTAAGAACACGAGCGGACGCGGTCAGCGTGACCTGAAAGTGAAGGTCAAGACCGCCCGTGGACGCAAGCTCAGCTCGACCCGCTGGCTGGAACGGCAATTGAACGACCCCTACGTGGCGCGCGCCAAGCGCGACGGTTATCGCGGGCGGGCCGCCTACAAGATCCTCGAACTGGACGACAAGTACCGTTTCCTCGTCCCCGGTGCGCGGGTCGTGGACCTGGGCTGCGCCCCCGGTGGCTGGTGCCAGGTCGCCGCGCGCCGCGTCAACGCGCTGGGGGAGAAAAGCGGCAAGGCGGTGGGTCGCATCATCGGCCTCGACATTCAGGAGATGGAGCCGATTGCGGGCTGCGAATTGCATCAGCTCGACTTCATGGAAGACGATGCCGACGAGAAGGTGAAGGAATGGCTGAATGGCAAGGCCGATGTGGTGATGTCCGACATGGCCGCCAGCGCGTCGGGCCACAAGCAGACCGATCACCTGCGCATCATCGCGCTGTGTGAGGCGGCGGCGGAGCTGGCCTTCGACGTGCTGGAACCGGGCGGCACATTCGTGGCCAAGGTGCTCGCCGGTGGCGCGGAAGGCACGTTGCAGCACACGCTCAAGCAACGCTTCAAGAAAGTCGCCAACGTCAAACCCGGGGCCTCCCGGCAAGACAGCTCGGAAAAGTTCGTGGTGGCCACGGGTTTCAAGGGCTGA